In a single window of the Prochlorococcus marinus CUG1416 genome:
- a CDS encoding photosystem II reaction centre N prot encodes MFAIALGLSPIEKITIAITALIFIVSFTWISIKGDLNKIAKELIEYNDNDQDN; translated from the coding sequence ATGTTTGCTATTGCACTTGGATTGTCTCCAATTGAAAAAATCACTATTGCAATAACTGCTTTGATTTTTATAGTTTCTTTTACCTGGATCTCAATTAAGGGAGATTTAAATAAAATTGCTAAGGAACTAATTGAATATAATGATAATGATCAGGATAATTAA